The Bifidobacterium bifidum ATCC 29521 = JCM 1255 = DSM 20456 region TCTCATCGAGGGCATCGCCGGAGGCGCCGATCCCAGCGTGGTCAGCGAAATGAGTCACGCATCGGCGGCCGCTCTGCTCGACCGCGTGCATCACTCCGCTGATCCGCAGGTTGTGGAACGGGTGCTGACGCTGGTCGACCGCGAAGGCGTGGACATGATCGCCGAACTGTGGAGCCGGTCGGAACCCGACTCGCTGCCGGGCATCATGTGGCGGCTGTACACGTTGCGCTCATGGATGCGGCGCGACCGCGATCTGATCTCGCGGCTGTGGCGGCTCGGCGAACCGGTGGCGACCGCCGCGTCGGCCATCGCAGGCGTCGACCAGGCACCCACCGAAGCGGACATCACACATACGGCAGATTCGATTCTCGCAGGCGCGTTCACCGGCGATTTCGCCGTGGCTCTGGAGAGGGCGAGCGCGTTCGTCGACGTGGTGGCGCAGGGATTGCGCGTCGAAGCGCGGCACATGGTGCGGCAGGCCGAGGCCAAGGCCGGCTCCGAAACCGCGACCGCCGCAGACCTGGCCGAAGCCCATGTCATGCGCTCCCGCAGCGCCAAGCTGATGCACACCGCCGGCAATCTCATCGCCACGTCCAAGGATTTCCGCCACGGAGCGCAGCTGTGGCGTCGCGGCAAACTGGACTGAGCCGGCGCAACACGCGGACAGCGTAACAGGGCAAACCCGGATATACTGATATCCGCGTCGGGCCATGCATAGCCCCGGGCTCCATTTTTTGCCGCTGCGAGCGGCCTTTGCGCCGACAGGCGCTTTCGTGGTTCGGCGCATTCTCTTTTTCTTTCTCACCCCGTTGAATCCGCAACACGCTACTGCTGATGGGACGAGACGTACAGCAGACAGCGGAAACCGTAGGCGAGTACAAGCCAACCGACGAGCCAGAAAGACCGTAGCCCGCAGGCCATCCTCAACTGCAGGCCCGGAGGGCTGTCGCGCAGAGGCTGTGCCAGCGGGTCCCGCGTTTAGTCGGCGGGGTGTATGTGGATGATGCGGGGGATGAGCCGCTCAATGATGTCGTGGTGGTGGAGAACAGCACGGTCTTTCCGGCTCCGGCGAACGAACGCAGCACATCGGCGATCACGGCGGACAGGATGTAGCCGACCACGTCCGGCAACCCCTGCAGCGAATAGTACGGCAGCAGCGCATCCCACGAGAAGCCGTGGGCGATGTACTGCGGCACATAATTCAGCCCCCGTCGCGCTCATGGAGTCCTCGGCACCCCATTCACCCTACGCATCGTCGGTGGCCAGCAGACCGATCGGCGACAGCTCGACTATACGGAACTGGGCATGTGGCGGAATTTCACCCACTGCGGCGTGCTGTACGCGCATGTGCCGGAGGTCGATCCGCTCACGTCGCCGCCTGCGCCACGGGATGCCGCAGGCGCCACGGCGGAGCCAGCAACGGCGGCTGATCCCGACATGTCGGCCGAAGCGGTGCGCACCCGCATCGAGGCCGCCCGTATCAAGGCGGAAAACGAACTCATCGACTACATCCGATCCCACGCGGACGCCATAGGTTTCCCCGGCGAGCTGGGAGTCAGCCGCGCCGTCAACGGCATCTGTCTGCGAGTGCTCACCACACGCGGTAATGGCGCCTTCGACCTGATCAAAGACGTGTCGGATTTCGTCGTCGCGTAAAATCGCGCTCTCAAAACTCGCAGATACAGCATGAATATACGCAAAAAGTGCTTGTATCCGCGAGTTTTGAGAGCGTCCCTGACGCTATTGCCGCACCAACGGCGGCATCGGCCGCCACTTCGGGTCGTGCATCAGCTTGTGCGAGTCCCGCCATCCCTTGGCGATCTGCACCAGCCCGGTGCGCACGTGCTCGCGGTCGACCGCGACCAGGCGAATAACCTCTTTCGCCACCGTGGCGGCCGTTCCCAGGGCGAACAGCACTGGCCGGTAGTCGCCGTGCACCATGAAGTACCGGGCCATGTACCCGCGGTTGCGCAGGATGTGGTACCGGTTCATGTCCGAGGTGGAGTTCAGCTGCCGCAATCCGGCGATGTCCCAGTTGCTGATGTCGCGCGTGCGCCGCATCACCACGTCGGGCACCACAATCGAGTTGGTGACCTTGCTGGCCAGATACCCGTACATCGTGTCGTCCCAGTAGATGAAGAACCGCGGGTCGGGGAGCCCGATCTTCTCCACGATGCGCCTGCGGAACAGCCCGCCCTCGAAGCACAGCGTGTTCATCACGCGGTACCCGGCGGAGCCGAATGCGGCCGGCGCGATCGGGTTCGGGATGCCCAGCGGCACGATGAAGTTGTACTGCCAGTAGAACGGCCCGCCGTCGAAATCGAGCTTGCCGCCCTGGATCACGTCATGGTCGCGACCCCATTTCGCGAGCTTCTCGATGCCGTCAGGCAGTACGGCGACGTCGTCGTCCATCACCCAGAACCATTCCGCCCCGAGATCGTACGCGACTTTTACTCCGACGGAAAACCCACCGGCACCGCCAAGATTGTCGGTTTGCGGAGCGTACACCACACGGCTCGTGCCACCTTTGCGGTCGGCGTCCGTCGTCCCCCACAGACCGTCGGCCTTCTCCCGGAATTCGTCGACCATGTCCTGCGTCTCGTCGGAGTGTTCGTTGTCGACGATGACGATGCGCCATGGCGCGACCGTCAGCTGCGCGAATGAGGCCAGGAGTTCCTCCAGCAACTGCTGGCGCTTATATGTCACCACGATGATGGCGAGCTTGTCGAACACCGCACGGGCATCACAGGTGTGCTCGACCGTGGCTTCCCCAGTTTTGTCGTTCCTGCAAGTCATACCTTTCATTGTGACACCGTTTATGTGAAGGAAAGTGATAGTCACAGGATTGCCACCAGACAACGCCATAATGTCATGCCGATGTTTCCGGCCGTGCAGCTACCGTTCAGAGAGTATGGAGGTGGGTCATGAGGGCGGCACCGCCCGGCGCGTGGTCAGTCGCCGGAGCTGCTTTCACCGGCGCTGCCGTCGCCGCTGCTCGACCCGCTGCCGTCGGACGAGTCCGGGGCCGGCTCGCCGGGCGCCTGCCCGCGCGTGACCGTCACCGTGTTCTCGGAGCCATCCCTCCACATAATCCAGTCCACGGCCGTATGGTCGTAGTCGTCCGCGTCATCGCCCGACGGGGTCAACGTGTAGCTGCCGACCGTCTCGCCCTTCTCGTCGACGATGATGTTCTCGTCCGTGGTTTTGACGTAGAACTGCTTCAGCAGATAGTTGGCTCCTTCGAACTCACCGGAGTTCAGCATCAGGCGGGCCCACCGCCCGCCGTCCAGCACCTCGGTGACCTTCAGGTCGCGCGAGAGGATAAACACACGCTTGCTGTCGCTCGACTCATCCCACTGGAAATACAGGGAACCGTCCGAGAACTGGCCGAAGTCCGTGAAGTTCACGTACTGGTCATCCTTCGTGTTGATGTTCAGCAGGTCGGTGACTTTTTTGGTCTTGCCCGTGCCTGCATCCAGAATCAGCAGCTTGTTGCCGTTATAGCTTTCAGAGGGATTGAGCACGTACTGATTCGCGCCGAACCGATACAGGCCCTGCAAGTCGCATCGGTAGGTGTCGCCAGGCGAGCAGTAGTCCGAAGGAAGCTTCACGATTTCCTTGTTGCTGTCGATGGAATACAGGTGGTATGCGCTGTCCTTGACCACATATGTGTCGAACACGTGGTAATCGTCCACATCGACTTCAGTAGTGTTCAACGACTGGTATCCGCCGCTGTCCTTGCTGATGCTCACGCTGTCCTTGAACGTCTGCAAGGTCTCGGCCTGCTTCGCGCCGCCGCTCAATCCCATGATCTGCTTGTGGCCGATTTCGACCTCACGCTGATCGTCGTTGACAGTCCTCTTCTCTGTCGTCTTCCAGCTTTTCTCGATGGCGACGCGATTGTTGGATTGCGCGAGCACATCGAATTCGTAATCCTGCTGCAGGTTGATCAGATTGTCTTCCTCGGTGCGCAGATCGATACGATCGGACAATTCGCCGGATTTCAAATCGACCTGATGGGCGAACAGGTGCACGGTTTCCGGCGTGGTGCCGACCGCCTTGGTCTTGACCGCGTAGATCACGAACACGGCCGGGTTGGGACCGTATGTGGCGGCGACGACCGGATCGGAGTACATCTTCTCCCCGGATTTCAGAGCCGAGAAGTAGATCACCTTCGATTCGTCCATTGCCGGCGTCCAGACGCCGAACGCATATTGCCCGTCATCGGCGGATTGGCTGGAACTGCCATAGTCGGAATCGCTGCTGGAGCTCGCATCGCCGTTGGCGCAGGGCATTACGTCGGAAAGCACTGCGCCGCCGTCCCACCCCCAGTCGGAGGTGTCGTAGTTGCAGACGAAGTTGGTCATGGTGACTTCGCTGACCGCTTTTTGCCTTCGATCTGCGTCGGGGATTGCTTTTGCGTTTTCTTCGGCGTTGCATCAGTCGTGTCGCTGGTCTGCACGGGGCCCGCG contains the following coding sequences:
- a CDS encoding glycosyltransferase family 2 protein; its protein translation is MTCRNDKTGEATVEHTCDARAVFDKLAIIVVTYKRQQLLEELLASFAQLTVAPWRIVIVDNEHSDETQDMVDEFREKADGLWGTTDADRKGGTSRVVYAPQTDNLGGAGGFSVGVKVAYDLGAEWFWVMDDDVAVLPDGIEKLAKWGRDHDVIQGGKLDFDGGPFYWQYNFIVPLGIPNPIAPAAFGSAGYRVMNTLCFEGGLFRRRIVEKIGLPDPRFFIYWDDTMYGYLASKVTNSIVVPDVVMRRTRDISNWDIAGLRQLNSTSDMNRYHILRNRGYMARYFMVHGDYRPVLFALGTAATVAKEVIRLVAVDREHVRTGLVQIAKGWRDSHKLMHDPKWRPMPPLVRQ